Proteins from one Dama dama isolate Ldn47 chromosome 12, ASM3311817v1, whole genome shotgun sequence genomic window:
- the PAPLN gene encoding papilin isoform X4, producing MRLLLLLVPLLLAPVPGSSAPQVRRQSDTWGSWGNWSPCSRTCGGGVSFRERLCYTQRRDGGSSCVGPTRSHRSCRTESCPDGARDFRAEQCAEFDSQEFQGRRYKWLPYYGAPNKCELNCIPKGESFYYKHKEAVVDGTPCEPGKRDICVDGSCRVVGCDHHLDSLKQEDKCLQCGGDGTTCYPVTGVFEANDLSRGYNQILIVPVGATSIRIEEAAASRNFLAVKSIRGEYYLNGHWTIEDARALPVASTLLHYERGAEGDLAPERLHARGPTSEPLVIELISQEPNPGVRFEYHLPLGAPRPGFSWSHSSWGDCSAECGGGQQTRWVFCTMDDEVYPEHLCQSQPRPADRRPCSSQPCPHTKRTSYLHRPRAWHLAGAQRMCRSSWKTGPWTLCSASCGGGFQSRSVYCVSFDGAGAQEAAEDAECEGLPEKPPGRQACNLQRCAGWSVEPWSECSVSCGAGVRRRSVTCRGDEGSLLHTTACSLEDRPPLTEPCVRDHCPLLSDQAWHVGAWGLCSKSCRSGTRRRQVVCALGPPGHCGSLQPSKPAAVEACNTQPCDLPPEVPSMPEVHTSPRDPRMSLGPREASASDFRDQWWAPQEQPSAWGNPRGDQSPPVSAPGPAPSLQLSSYGQPLQPGSGPHDCRQSSHGCCPDGHTASLGPQWQGCPGASLCQQSRFGCCPDGVTVAEGPHQAGCTSFHRRDDAGGRPGSRAAASAVPSAHRPQAQQNEPSECRGSQFGCCYDHVASAAGPLGEGCVGQPSSAYPVRCLLPSAHGSCTDWAARWYFVASVGQCNRFWYGGCHGNANNFASEEECVSACRGPQPGARTSGQSTHGDGGGSGPGGQQEAGQQEPSQHGPGPVVQRRPLPSGGLWWRDQEPGLGVMDHRQAFGEGPWGQETGPSPPGLSGDAGRPAPPSRGSSYRITLAGSEPSVVQAALGQLVRLFCSEDGSPGPHSRWQKDGRPVSSDRHQLQSDGSLVISPLRADDAGTYSCGSPGPDHHSQQVQLRVTAGGDVAVPSEAEPRPFPETRDPAQDHRPRDPSLGGPATASHPWPLTRVRLDRSQPGVLDAQPGQRVRLTCRAEGFPPPTIEWQRDGQPLSSPRHQLQSDGSLVISRVAVEDGGFYTCVAFNGHDRDQRWVQLRVLGELTITGLPSTMAVQEGDTARLLCVVAGESVNIRWSRNGLPVRADGHRVHQSPDGTLLIHNLRARDEGSYTCSAYRGSQAVSRSTEVKVVPPALATQPRDPSRDCVDQPELANCDLILQARLCGNEYYSSFCCASCSRVQPPAQPVWQQGHSS from the exons CCCCCAACAAATGTGAGCTGAACTGCATCCCCAAAGGGGAGAGCTTCTACTACAAGCACAAGGAGGCTGTTGTAGACGGGACACCCTGTGAACCTGGCAAACGGGACATCTGTGTGGATGGCAGCTGCCGG GTCGTCGGCTGTGACCACCACCTGGACTCACTGAAGCAGGAGGACAAGTGTCTGCAGTGTGGGGGTGACGGCACGACCTGCTACCCCGTCACGGGCGTCTTTGAGGCCAATGACCTCAGCAGAG GCTACAACCAGATCCTCATCGTCCCCGTGGGGGCCACCAGCATCCGCATCGAGGAGGCAGCCGCCAGCAGGAATTTCCTGG CGGTGAAGAGCATCCGTGGTGAATACTACCTCAACGGGCACTGGACCATAGAGGACGCCCGcgccctgcccgtggccagcacCCTCCTGCACTACGAGCGGGGAGCGGAAGGGGACCTGGCGCCTGAGCGGCTCCACGCCCGCGGCCCCACCTCGGAGCCCCTGGTCATTGAG CTCATCAGCCAGGAGCCCAACCCGGGCGTGCGCTTTGAGTACCACCTGCCCCTGGGCGCCCCCCGGCCCGGCTTCAGCTGGAGCCACAGCTCGTGGGGTGACTGCAGCGCTGAATGTGGTGGAG GTCAGCAGACCCGCTGGGTGTTCTGCACCATGGACGACGAGGTCTATCCCGAGCACCTGTGCCAATCCCAGCCGCGGCCGGCTGACCGCCGCCCCTGCAGCTCGCAGCCCTGCCCACACACCAAGCG GACCTCTTACCTGCACCGGCCCAGAGCGTGGCACCTTGCTGGGGCCCAGCGTATGTGCAGGAGCAG CTGGAAGACGGGGCCCTGGACCCTCTGCTCAGCCTCCTGTGGGGGCGGCTTCCAGTCCCGCTCCGTCTACTGCGTCTCATTTGATGGGGCCGGTGCCCAGGAGGCTGCCGAGGATGCTGAGTGCGAGGGTCTGCCTGAGAAGCCCCCAGGCAGGCAGGCCTGCAACCTGCAGCGCTGCGCAGGCTGGAGTGTGGAGCCCTGGAGCGAG TGCTCTGTCAGCTGTGGTGCGGGAGTCCGGAGGCGGAGTGTCACCTGCCGGGGTGACGAGGGGTCTCTGCTCCACACCACGGCATGCTCCTTGGAGGACCGTCCCCCGCTCACCGAGCCCTGTGTGCGAGACCACTGTCCCCTGCTCAGTGACCAGGCCTGGCACGTGGGCGCCTGGGGTCTA TGCTCCAAGAGCTGCCGCTCGGGCACTCGGAGGCGCCAGGTGGTCTGTGCCCTTGGGCCCCCCGGTCACTGCGGGAGCCTGCAGCCGTCCAAGCCCGCGGCCGTGGAGGCCTGCAACACACAGCCCTGCGATCTCCCTCCAG AGGTCCCCAGCATGCCGGAGGTGCACACCAGCCCCAGGGACCCCCGGATGTCTTTGGGCCCACGGGAGGCCTCTGCCTCAG attTTAGAGACCAGTGGTGGGCACCCCAGGAGCAGCCCTCAGCGTGGGGTAACCCCAGAGGAGACCAAAGCCCACCCGTGTCAGCCCCGGGCCCCGCCCCATCTCTGCAGCTCTCCTCGTATGGGCAGCCTCTGCAGCCAGGCTCGGGGCCCCACGACTGCAGACAGAGCTCCCACGGGTGTTGCCCCGACGGCCACACTGCCTCCCTTGGGCCACAGTGGCAAGGCTGCCCTGGGGCCTCCTTGTGTCAGCAGAGCAG GTTCGGGTGCTGCCCTGACGGGGTGACCGTGGCCGAGGGGCCCCATCAGGCGGGCTGCACGAGCTTTCACAGACGCGACGACGCCGGGGGCAGGCCGGGATCGAGAGCAGCAGCCTCTGCA GTCCCCAGTGCCCACCGGCCCCAGGCCCAGCAGAATGAGCCCAGCGAGTGCCGGGGCTCCCAGTTCGGCTGCTGCTATGACCACGTGGCCTCCGCAGCGGGCCCCCTGGGGGAAGGCTGTGTGGGCCAGCCCAGCTCCG CGTACCCCGTGCGGTGCCTGCTGCCCAGCGCCCACGGCTCCTGCACCGACTGGGCCGCCCGCTGGTACTTCGTCGCCTCCGTGGGCCAGTGTAACCGCTTCTGGTACGGCGGCTGCCACGGCAACGCCAACAACTTTGCCTCAGAAGAAGAGTGTGTGAGCGCCTGCCGGGGACCCCAGCCCGGGGCCAGGACCTCTGGCCAGAGCACCCACGGAGATGGTGGCGGCAGCGGTCCTGGGGGCCAGCAGGAGGCCGGCCAGCAGGAGCCCAGCCAGCATGGGCCGGGGCCTGTGGTCCAGAGAAGACCCTTGCCTTCCGGTGGCCTCTGGTGGCGAGACCAAGAACCTGGGCTGGGGGTGATGGACCACAGACAGGCCTTTGGAGAGGGGCCCTGGGGCCAGGAGACTGGGCCCAGTCCCCCTGGACTGAGCGGAGACGCAGGACGACCAGCGCCTCCTTCCCGTGGCTCCTCCTACAG GATCACCCTGGCGGGCTCGGAGCCCTCCGTGGTGCAGGCGGCCCTGGGGCAGTTGGTGCGGCTCTTCTGCTCTGAGGACGGCTCCCCGGGCCCCCACTCCAGGTGGCAGAAAGACGGGCGGCCCGTCTCCTCTGACAG GCACCAGCTGCAGTCCGACGGCTCCCTGGTCATCAGCCCCCTGAGGGCGGACGACGCCGGCACCTACAGCTGCGGCAGCCCCGGGCCGGACCATCACTCTCAGCAGGTCCAGCTTCGCGTCACAG CAGGGGGTGACGTGGCCGTGCCTTCTGAGGCTGAACCGAGGCCCTTCCCCGAGACCAGGGACCCAGCCCAGGACCACAGGCCTCGGGACCCCAGCCTCGGGGGCCCCGCCACCGCCTCGCACCCGTGGCCCCTGACCAG GGTGCGTCTGGACCGGAGCCAGCCCGGGGTGCTGGATGCCCAGCCGGGCCAGCGGGTCCGGCTGACCTGTCGTGCTGAGGGCTTCCCGCCCCCGACGATCGAGTGGCAGAGAGACGGGCAGCCTCTCTCTTCCCCCAG ACACCAGCTGCAGTCCGACGGCTCTCTGGTCATCAGCCGCGTGGCTGTGGAGGACGGGGGCTTCTACACGTGTGTCGCGTTCAACGGGCATGACCGGGACCAGCGCTGGGTCCAGCTCCGAGTGCTGG GGGAGCTGACCATCACAGGGCTGCCCTCCACGATGGCAGTGCAGGAAGGGGACACGGCCAGGCTGCTGTGTGTGGTGGCGGGAGAAAGCGTGAACATCCGATGGTCCAG GAACGGGCTGCCGGTGCGGGCCGACGGCCACCGCGTGCACCAGTCCCCGGATGGCACGCTGCTGATCCACAACCTGCGGGCCAGGGACGAGGGCTCCTACACGTGCAGCGCCTACCGTGGAAGCCAGGCCGTCAGCCGCAGCACCGAGGTGAAGGTGGTCCCGCCGG CACTGGCCACCCAGCCCCGGGACCCCAGCAGGGACTGTGTCGACCAGCCGGAGCTGGCCAACTGTGACCTGATCTTGCAGGCCCGGCTCTGCGGAAACGAGTACTACTCCAGCTTCTGCTGCGCCAGCTGCTCCCGTGTCCAGCCGCCCGCGCAGCCCGTCTGGCAGCAGGGACACAGCTCATAG